One segment of Methylotuvimicrobium sp. KM2 DNA contains the following:
- a CDS encoding 2-oxoacid:acceptor oxidoreductase family protein produces the protein MDGNTVAIMCERESSDAAGAYPITPSTQMGEYWAEEAAKGHLNISDRPLIFIEPEGEHAAAAVTAGLAMTGLRSTNFSSGQGIAYMHESLYAAVGKRLTYVLNIGARAMTKATLNVHAGHDDYHAIDDTGFFQLFAKKAQHVADLNIISHRIAELALNPGVIAQDGFLTTHLIESLLLPERELIKEYLGRPDDIIDTPTPAQRIIYGEKRRRIPEVWDVDNPMMAGIVQNQDAYMQSVAAQRPYFFDHIKELTDQAFEEYYQLTGRRYGRVMTYKVEDADYLILGQGSVVSSAEAVADYLRKTRGLKVGVVDLVMFRPFPADLLGKVLKGRKGVAILERLDQPLAEDPPIMRETRAVITKCIENGTHKKNVPYPDLPSYSFSEMPPLYSGSFGMGSRDLQPEGIIGAIENMLPNGKHKKRFYLSIDFIREHAFTPKQRTHQEAIQEAYPNVKELAVRGSENPNLMPQGAITVRFHSVGGWGAITTGKNLAMTLFDLLGYDIKANPKYGSEKKGQPTTYYLAAAPEPININCEYYFVDVVLSPDPNVFKHTNALAGLKKGGTFIIQSERKTADEVWADIPVHYQKLIIENDIRIFYVDGFKIAREEATDPELQIRMQGIAFQGGFFAASPLMEKSGLSDVALLKAIEEQLQHKFGSKGQRVVDDNMRVVKRGFDEVHEIKNKVLGAQAEKTSGQLIAPIPSLLKTTPQSESKLSDIHRFWEQTGNFYLTGQGSDNLTDPFIGLSVMPATTSLFRDMTGIRFEHPEWVADNCTACGNCYTVCPDTAIPGLVSELSDVLDTVLKRVKRKHDKLEFLPKTVKQLEPKIRALFNEPHEGVTVNNMVNEAIDAVIEQESKDSLLSTELQWFRDELGDFQFALTRPYYDLHEKKSANSGGLFSITVNPTTCKGCMECVKVCDDDALRVVKQTDESIAKLREEWSFWSDLPNTPKKFHRVDDLEEKIGPLETILLDKGAYQSFASGDGACLGCSEKSVVHLFMATVESLMIPRVEKHVAYLQELIEKLEKHVQLKLMNTMNVTDTDMMSKIVAEMQGGDLTMSGIARRLEHEKGSSPIDQEWLTETTQVIAGLKHLHWKYTNGATGKGRSTMGMTNATGCTSVWGSTYPYNPYPFPWANHLFQDSTSLAMGIFEGHMAKMADGFKLIRKAELELNGKYNPRDHNEFFSYFNWEQFSDEEWKLCPPVVALGGDGAMYDIGFQNLSRMMASGKPIKVVVVDTQVYSNTGGQACTSGFVGQVSDMAQFGKVGKGKSEPRKEMGLIGMAHRNTYVMQATLANTSHMIEGFIDGLMTKRPALFNLYTTCQPEHGVGDDMGAHQAKLVVESRAYPIFRYNPDKGVTPQEAFDLEGNPAMDKLWPTYELKYLEGGRQKSMEVAMTFADFALTEARFRKHFRKAPRDTWNENMVVLADFLKLDESERDGKFPFIWAVDSKQLLSRVLVSKTIVQSCEERRDFWIMLKAIAGVKDEKATPVEDLESKIRTEVVGKIAKGLMKLAGDEGSGIMDLALDKTETETSTGAAEVKADSMAPWLETENCTACDECINLNPNIFAYNNDKKAFIKDANAGPYSDLVKAAEKCTAGVIHPGLPADRSAADIEKWIKRGEKFN, from the coding sequence ATGGATGGCAATACAGTCGCCATCATGTGCGAACGCGAATCCTCCGATGCCGCGGGCGCCTATCCCATCACGCCTTCGACCCAAATGGGCGAATACTGGGCTGAAGAGGCGGCCAAAGGACATTTGAACATTTCCGACCGCCCTCTCATCTTTATCGAACCGGAAGGAGAGCATGCCGCGGCTGCAGTGACGGCCGGGTTGGCCATGACAGGCTTGAGATCGACCAATTTTTCTTCCGGACAGGGCATTGCCTACATGCATGAATCGCTTTATGCCGCCGTAGGAAAAAGACTCACCTATGTCTTAAACATAGGTGCGAGAGCCATGACCAAAGCCACTCTCAATGTGCATGCCGGACACGATGATTACCATGCCATTGACGATACCGGTTTTTTTCAGCTTTTTGCCAAAAAAGCCCAGCATGTGGCCGACCTGAATATCATCTCTCACAGGATTGCCGAATTGGCCTTGAATCCGGGCGTGATCGCTCAAGACGGCTTTTTGACCACCCATTTGATCGAGTCTCTTTTATTGCCGGAGCGCGAGTTGATCAAGGAGTATCTGGGCAGGCCGGACGACATCATCGATACGCCTACTCCGGCTCAAAGAATTATTTACGGGGAGAAAAGAAGACGTATTCCTGAAGTGTGGGATGTGGACAATCCTATGATGGCCGGCATCGTGCAGAACCAGGACGCTTACATGCAAAGCGTCGCCGCTCAGCGTCCTTACTTTTTCGACCATATCAAAGAACTGACCGACCAGGCTTTCGAGGAATATTATCAATTGACGGGACGTCGTTATGGTCGGGTCATGACCTATAAAGTCGAAGACGCCGATTACCTGATTCTAGGTCAGGGTAGCGTAGTCTCTAGTGCCGAAGCGGTGGCGGATTACTTAAGAAAAACTCGCGGCTTGAAAGTCGGCGTGGTGGATTTAGTAATGTTCCGGCCCTTCCCGGCGGATCTTTTGGGAAAAGTGTTAAAGGGCCGAAAAGGGGTCGCCATTTTGGAAAGGTTGGATCAGCCGTTAGCGGAAGACCCTCCTATCATGCGTGAAACCCGGGCGGTCATTACCAAATGTATCGAAAACGGCACGCACAAGAAAAATGTTCCGTATCCGGACTTGCCTTCCTATTCTTTCAGCGAAATGCCGCCTTTATATTCGGGCTCTTTCGGCATGGGCAGCCGCGATCTTCAACCGGAAGGCATTATTGGCGCGATAGAAAACATGCTACCTAACGGCAAGCATAAAAAACGCTTCTATTTGTCGATCGACTTTATCCGGGAACATGCCTTCACGCCCAAACAAAGAACCCATCAAGAAGCCATTCAAGAGGCTTATCCGAATGTGAAGGAATTGGCCGTTCGGGGTTCTGAAAACCCAAACCTGATGCCGCAGGGCGCCATTACGGTCAGATTTCACTCGGTCGGCGGGTGGGGCGCCATCACGACGGGCAAGAACCTTGCGATGACGCTGTTCGATCTGTTGGGCTACGACATTAAAGCCAATCCCAAATACGGCTCGGAAAAAAAAGGACAACCGACCACTTACTATCTTGCCGCCGCGCCCGAACCGATCAATATCAATTGCGAATATTATTTCGTCGATGTGGTGCTGTCTCCCGACCCCAATGTCTTCAAGCATACCAATGCCTTGGCGGGTCTCAAAAAAGGCGGAACTTTCATCATTCAAAGCGAGCGGAAAACCGCCGATGAGGTTTGGGCGGACATTCCGGTACACTACCAAAAACTGATCATCGAAAACGACATCCGGATTTTTTATGTCGATGGGTTCAAAATCGCAAGAGAAGAAGCGACCGATCCGGAATTACAGATCAGGATGCAGGGCATTGCTTTTCAGGGCGGTTTTTTCGCGGCCTCCCCTTTGATGGAAAAATCCGGACTCAGCGATGTCGCGCTGTTGAAAGCGATAGAAGAACAATTGCAACACAAGTTCGGCAGTAAAGGTCAGCGGGTCGTCGATGACAACATGCGCGTCGTGAAGCGCGGATTCGATGAAGTCCATGAAATCAAAAACAAAGTCTTAGGCGCTCAAGCCGAGAAAACTAGCGGACAATTGATCGCGCCGATCCCAAGCCTGCTGAAAACCACACCGCAAAGCGAGTCCAAGCTCAGCGATATTCACCGTTTTTGGGAACAGACCGGTAATTTCTATCTGACCGGCCAAGGCAGCGACAATCTGACCGACCCCTTTATCGGCTTGAGCGTGATGCCGGCGACGACATCGCTGTTCAGGGATATGACCGGCATTCGCTTTGAGCATCCGGAATGGGTGGCCGATAACTGCACTGCTTGCGGCAATTGTTACACGGTTTGCCCAGACACGGCCATTCCCGGCTTAGTGAGCGAATTATCGGATGTGCTCGATACGGTTTTGAAACGGGTGAAACGGAAACACGACAAACTCGAATTTCTGCCTAAAACCGTCAAACAACTGGAACCCAAAATTCGTGCGCTGTTCAATGAGCCGCACGAGGGGGTCACCGTGAACAACATGGTCAATGAAGCCATCGATGCCGTTATCGAACAAGAATCGAAGGACTCATTACTCTCTACCGAACTGCAATGGTTCCGGGACGAACTCGGCGATTTCCAGTTTGCGCTGACTCGGCCCTACTATGACCTGCACGAAAAGAAATCGGCTAATAGCGGTGGCTTATTTAGCATCACTGTCAACCCCACAACATGTAAAGGCTGTATGGAATGCGTCAAAGTCTGCGATGACGACGCCTTGAGGGTGGTCAAACAAACCGATGAATCGATTGCAAAATTGAGAGAGGAATGGAGCTTTTGGAGCGACCTTCCGAATACTCCGAAAAAATTTCATCGCGTTGACGACTTGGAAGAAAAAATAGGTCCTCTGGAAACCATCTTGTTGGATAAAGGCGCCTATCAAAGCTTTGCCAGTGGCGACGGGGCATGTTTGGGTTGTTCCGAGAAATCGGTCGTTCATCTATTCATGGCCACGGTGGAGTCCCTGATGATTCCTCGGGTCGAAAAACATGTGGCTTATCTTCAGGAACTGATTGAAAAGCTGGAGAAACATGTTCAACTCAAATTGATGAATACGATGAACGTCACGGACACCGACATGATGTCCAAGATTGTCGCCGAAATGCAGGGCGGGGATCTGACCATGTCCGGGATTGCCCGTAGATTGGAGCATGAAAAAGGCTCTTCGCCGATTGACCAGGAATGGTTGACCGAAACGACGCAAGTCATTGCCGGTCTGAAACATTTGCATTGGAAATATACCAACGGAGCCACCGGAAAAGGCCGGTCTACGATGGGCATGACCAATGCCACTGGCTGTACTTCGGTTTGGGGTAGTACTTATCCGTACAACCCTTATCCGTTCCCTTGGGCGAATCATCTATTCCAGGACAGCACTTCCTTGGCGATGGGGATTTTTGAAGGTCATATGGCCAAAATGGCCGACGGATTCAAACTGATACGAAAAGCCGAATTGGAATTGAACGGAAAATACAATCCCCGCGATCATAACGAATTCTTCAGCTATTTCAATTGGGAACAGTTTTCCGACGAAGAATGGAAGTTGTGTCCGCCGGTCGTGGCTTTGGGCGGCGACGGCGCGATGTACGACATCGGTTTCCAAAATCTCTCGCGCATGATGGCCTCGGGCAAACCCATTAAAGTAGTGGTCGTCGATACTCAAGTCTATTCCAATACCGGCGGCCAGGCTTGTACTTCGGGTTTTGTCGGTCAAGTCTCGGACATGGCGCAATTCGGCAAAGTCGGGAAAGGTAAATCGGAACCGAGAAAAGAAATGGGGCTGATCGGCATGGCGCACAGAAATACCTATGTCATGCAAGCCACGTTGGCCAACACCAGTCACATGATCGAAGGCTTCATCGATGGGTTGATGACGAAAAGACCGGCGCTGTTCAACCTATACACCACCTGCCAACCCGAACATGGAGTCGGTGACGACATGGGGGCGCATCAAGCCAAATTGGTTGTCGAGTCCAGAGCCTATCCAATCTTCCGCTACAACCCCGACAAAGGCGTGACGCCTCAAGAGGCATTCGACTTGGAGGGGAACCCTGCGATGGACAAGCTATGGCCGACCTATGAATTGAAATACCTCGAAGGCGGTAGACAAAAATCGATGGAAGTTGCGATGACTTTTGCCGATTTTGCCTTGACCGAAGCGCGGTTTAGAAAACACTTCCGCAAGGCGCCTCGGGATACTTGGAATGAAAATATGGTGGTTTTAGCCGACTTCCTGAAACTAGACGAATCCGAAAGAGATGGGAAATTTCCGTTCATTTGGGCCGTGGATAGCAAACAACTGCTCAGTCGGGTTTTGGTCTCGAAAACGATCGTACAATCCTGCGAGGAAAGAAGGGATTTCTGGATCATGTTGAAAGCCATTGCCGGTGTTAAAGACGAAAAAGCAACGCCGGTGGAAGATTTAGAAAGCAAAATCCGGACTGAAGTCGTCGGAAAGATTGCCAAGGGTTTGATGAAGCTAGCCGGTGATGAGGGATCAGGCATCATGGACTTGGCATTGGATAAAACCGAAACAGAAACCTCGACAGGCGCTGCCGAAGTCAAAGCGGATAGCATGGCGCCTTGGCTTGAAACGGAGAATTGCACAGCCTGTGATGAGTGCATCAACCTGAACCCCAATATCTTCGCTTACAACAACGATAAAAAGGCCTTTATCAAAGATGCCAATGCCGGGCCTTACAGCGATTTGGTCAAGGCGGCTGAAAAATGTACCGCCGGCGTGATCCATCCGGGACTGCCTGCCGATAGAAGCGCCGCCGATATCGAGAAATGGATCAAAAGAGGCGAAAAATTCAATTGA
- the rsxC gene encoding electron transport complex subunit RsxC produces MLKFFSNTFKHGVHPPEHKEDTNKLPVRQFPFPPLIVLPMQQHIGKPAQVIVREGQEVARGQLLAKADGYLSVPMHAPVSGIVRKIANVPVIGGQKASGIYLETFPFSGQEVVEGTPVPLSASPEAILQGIQDAGIVGLGGAAFPTHVKLKIPEGKFCEHLIINGIECEPYLTTDHRVMLEQADDIFTGIRYLLRVTDAKQVIIGIEANKKDAAEHLADRVPDDLPVKVKVVPVKYPQGAEKMLITALLGKEVPSGGFPIDVHAVAVNVATTAEIGRLLPHGRGIQERVVTITGPGIKKKGNYLIPIGTPLRFVLEQVGAAENLSEIYMGGPMMGVSASDLDISIVKGTSGIVVFGDENVKRTDKIYPCIKCGACVDACPISLNPSRLGILAKAEAYDTMAEEYHLMDCFECGSCSYVCPSNIPLVQYFRVAKGIVRKRKSAVAHV; encoded by the coding sequence GTGTTGAAATTTTTTTCAAATACTTTCAAGCATGGGGTACATCCCCCGGAACACAAGGAGGACACGAACAAACTGCCCGTCCGGCAGTTTCCGTTTCCTCCGTTGATTGTCCTTCCGATGCAGCAGCATATAGGCAAGCCGGCTCAGGTCATCGTACGCGAAGGCCAGGAGGTCGCGAGGGGGCAGCTGCTGGCCAAGGCCGACGGTTATCTGTCCGTACCGATGCATGCTCCGGTTTCCGGAATTGTCAGGAAAATCGCCAACGTGCCGGTCATCGGCGGTCAAAAGGCAAGCGGCATTTATCTTGAAACATTCCCTTTTTCCGGACAAGAAGTCGTGGAAGGCACGCCTGTTCCCTTGTCGGCAAGTCCGGAAGCCATTTTACAAGGCATCCAGGATGCCGGTATTGTGGGCTTAGGCGGCGCCGCATTTCCAACCCACGTCAAGTTGAAAATTCCGGAAGGGAAATTCTGCGAGCACTTGATCATCAACGGGATTGAATGCGAGCCTTATCTGACCACCGATCATCGAGTCATGCTCGAGCAGGCGGATGATATTTTCACCGGCATTCGGTATCTTCTCAGAGTCACCGACGCCAAGCAGGTCATTATCGGTATCGAAGCCAACAAAAAAGATGCCGCCGAGCATTTAGCCGATCGGGTTCCTGACGATTTGCCGGTAAAAGTCAAAGTCGTTCCCGTCAAATACCCTCAGGGCGCCGAGAAAATGCTGATTACGGCCTTGCTCGGCAAAGAAGTTCCTTCAGGCGGTTTTCCGATCGATGTGCATGCCGTAGCGGTCAATGTCGCGACAACGGCCGAAATCGGAAGATTGCTGCCTCATGGCAGAGGGATTCAGGAAAGAGTAGTAACGATTACCGGGCCCGGAATCAAGAAAAAAGGCAATTATCTGATTCCGATCGGGACGCCGCTACGCTTTGTCTTGGAACAGGTCGGAGCCGCAGAAAACCTCAGCGAAATTTATATGGGCGGGCCGATGATGGGCGTTTCGGCCTCCGATTTGGATATCTCGATTGTCAAAGGCACATCCGGTATCGTGGTGTTCGGCGATGAAAACGTCAAAAGAACCGACAAAATCTATCCGTGTATCAAATGCGGAGCCTGTGTCGATGCCTGCCCTATTTCCCTGAATCCTTCGCGATTGGGCATCTTGGCGAAAGCCGAGGCTTACGACACGATGGCCGAGGAGTACCATCTGATGGATTGTTTTGAATGCGGTTCTTGCTCCTATGTGTGCCCGTCCAATATTCCTTTGGTGCAATATTTCAGAGTCGCCAAAGGAATCGTCAGAAAAAGAAAATCGGCGGTTGCCCATGTTTAG
- the recC gene encoding exodeoxyribonuclease V subunit gamma, translating into MFILHSSNKTENLLEHLAAVIETRPLSSPFAKEVFLIQSQGMERWLSQQLASRLGVWGNYEFLFPGRFFSTLAQRIDSRLNDEAFDRHVLHWRFEALLRELDNEIFAPLNNYLTGDTVALKRYQLALQLALIFDQYQIMRPDMLAAWQQGETLYDTQTERWQSALWQRITENAGMKHRGSLWLEVIERFNSASPGQFSAVLPERISIFGVNTMPPLFLGFLQGLANHAQVHLYLLNPAQAFWADLVTKRQRIDQEDAGGHPLLSALGQQGREFQEMLLEQVQFELELDSFEQDEPSTVLRQLQNDILNNDSESTPLTRDGSIAIHACHSRMREVEVLKNQLLAALENDPELELRDIVVMAPDIELYEPFIAAVFDDIQHAVADRSLRLSNHALDAFIVFLKLSQSRFGWRAVLDLLEKPSVYPGFGLSETDLELIKHWVRDTQVRWGKSAEHKREFGLPERDENTWQAALDRLLMGYAVGNDDDFVDGVLPYIDIEGSSALALGGLNDFMQLLFRAGNDLSMAKPLKVWGEKLYYYADQLLPEADAVERQQLNELLAELTERLPEIHNAPIEWQVVCAWLEGRLEEHKSSNGFLRGQLTFCSMLPMRSIPFKVIALLGMNDGEFPKVDRNPTFDLLAANFRKGDRSRRSDDRYQFLEILLSARQQLIVTYIGRSISHNETIPPSVVVSELLAVLRDHYGLDNGVTEHPLQAFSPRYFEPESALFSYSEADCQAAAALVKPKPEPAPWWLGSLEDETDQTIVEISELFAFYRHPQKYFMQRRLDVRFNGIAADAEEREPFAIGQLEGYAIYHEWIDGVLHDKPLTAQKLKAKGRWLSGVAGDLEFARQQQSIDAFVEVIKAKALGEPLEDLSVDLTIGNYRLIGKLGNRYEYGSLFYRYADLKGKDFMLAWLHHLIINNIEPQKTGLIALDQDITFEPDYCAPGELEAWIEIYRQGLYRPDAFFVEPAFAYVRQAHKLSQSSRAAKPAIESAVDQLTRAIEKAYEPELRKLFLEGYNPEALLNEVFEGHCRTLLLPVWERIEGKSEG; encoded by the coding sequence GGAAATTATGAGTTTTTATTTCCGGGGCGGTTTTTTAGTACCTTGGCGCAACGAATCGACAGTCGATTGAATGACGAAGCCTTCGACCGCCATGTGCTGCATTGGCGCTTCGAAGCGCTGCTTCGCGAGCTCGACAATGAGATATTTGCGCCGCTGAATAATTATTTAACCGGCGACACAGTTGCCTTAAAGCGTTATCAGCTAGCGTTGCAATTGGCTTTGATTTTCGACCAATATCAAATCATGCGTCCGGATATGCTGGCTGCCTGGCAGCAAGGCGAAACGCTTTACGATACGCAAACCGAACGCTGGCAAAGCGCGTTATGGCAGCGGATTACCGAAAATGCAGGCATGAAGCACCGGGGTAGTTTATGGCTGGAAGTGATCGAGCGTTTTAATTCGGCGTCGCCGGGACAATTTTCTGCCGTTTTGCCCGAGCGGATTTCGATCTTCGGCGTCAATACCATGCCGCCCCTGTTTCTCGGTTTTTTACAAGGTTTGGCGAATCATGCGCAAGTGCACTTGTATTTGCTCAACCCCGCTCAAGCTTTTTGGGCGGATTTGGTGACTAAGCGTCAGCGTATCGATCAAGAGGATGCCGGCGGACATCCGCTACTGTCGGCATTGGGTCAACAAGGCCGCGAATTTCAGGAGATGTTGTTGGAGCAGGTGCAGTTCGAATTGGAGCTGGACAGTTTCGAACAAGACGAGCCAAGCACGGTTCTGCGACAGCTGCAAAACGATATTCTCAATAACGACAGCGAATCGACGCCTTTAACCCGCGACGGGTCTATCGCTATTCATGCGTGTCATTCCCGTATGCGCGAAGTCGAAGTCTTGAAAAACCAACTGTTGGCCGCATTGGAAAACGACCCCGAGTTGGAACTGCGCGATATTGTCGTGATGGCGCCGGACATCGAATTATACGAACCGTTTATTGCCGCAGTATTCGACGATATTCAACATGCGGTTGCCGATCGCAGCTTGCGCTTGAGCAATCATGCCTTGGATGCTTTTATTGTTTTTTTGAAGCTGAGCCAAAGCCGGTTCGGTTGGCGCGCGGTCCTGGATTTGCTCGAAAAACCGTCGGTTTATCCGGGCTTCGGCCTGTCCGAAACCGATTTGGAATTGATCAAACATTGGGTTCGGGATACGCAAGTGCGTTGGGGGAAATCGGCCGAACACAAACGCGAATTTGGCCTGCCCGAGCGCGATGAAAATACCTGGCAAGCCGCATTGGATCGCTTGTTGATGGGTTATGCAGTCGGCAACGACGACGATTTTGTCGACGGCGTCCTGCCTTATATCGATATCGAGGGTTCTTCGGCGTTGGCGCTTGGCGGCTTGAACGATTTTATGCAATTGTTGTTTAGAGCCGGCAACGATTTAAGCATGGCCAAGCCGCTCAAGGTATGGGGCGAGAAGCTTTATTATTATGCCGATCAATTATTGCCCGAAGCCGATGCCGTCGAGCGCCAACAACTCAACGAATTACTGGCGGAATTAACCGAAAGATTGCCCGAAATTCACAATGCGCCGATCGAGTGGCAAGTCGTCTGCGCCTGGCTTGAAGGCCGACTGGAAGAACACAAATCGTCAAACGGTTTTTTACGCGGCCAACTCACGTTTTGTTCGATGCTGCCGATGCGCTCGATTCCATTCAAAGTGATCGCCTTGCTCGGCATGAACGACGGCGAGTTTCCGAAAGTCGACCGCAATCCGACCTTCGATTTGCTTGCCGCAAATTTCCGCAAGGGCGACCGCTCACGCCGTTCCGACGACCGTTATCAGTTTCTGGAGATCCTGCTGTCGGCGCGGCAACAATTGATTGTGACTTATATCGGACGGTCGATCAGCCATAATGAAACGATACCGCCTTCGGTCGTAGTCAGTGAACTGCTCGCCGTACTTCGCGATCATTACGGCCTGGACAATGGCGTAACTGAGCATCCGCTACAGGCTTTCAGCCCGCGTTATTTCGAGCCGGAATCGGCTTTGTTTAGTTATTCCGAGGCCGATTGCCAGGCCGCGGCGGCGTTGGTTAAACCTAAACCGGAGCCGGCGCCGTGGTGGCTAGGCAGTTTAGAGGACGAAACCGACCAAACGATCGTTGAAATAAGCGAATTATTCGCCTTTTACCGACATCCGCAAAAATATTTCATGCAACGCCGACTCGATGTCCGATTCAACGGCATTGCTGCGGATGCCGAGGAGCGCGAACCTTTCGCGATCGGTCAATTGGAAGGTTATGCGATTTATCACGAATGGATCGATGGAGTACTGCACGATAAACCGTTGACTGCACAAAAGCTCAAGGCAAAAGGGCGATGGCTGTCCGGCGTGGCCGGAGATCTCGAATTTGCCAGGCAACAACAAAGCATCGATGCCTTTGTCGAAGTAATAAAGGCCAAGGCGCTCGGCGAACCGCTCGAGGATTTATCGGTAGATCTGACGATCGGAAATTATCGATTGATCGGTAAACTCGGCAATCGTTATGAGTATGGAAGTTTGTTTTATCGTTACGCCGATTTGAAAGGCAAAGACTTTATGCTTGCCTGGCTACATCATCTGATCATCAATAACATCGAGCCGCAAAAAACCGGCTTAATCGCCCTCGACCAAGACATTACGTTCGAGCCGGACTATTGCGCTCCGGGCGAATTGGAAGCATGGATTGAAATTTATCGGCAAGGATTGTACAGACCCGATGCGTTTTTCGTCGAGCCGGCCTTCGCTTATGTCAGGCAAGCGCATAAATTGTCGCAAAGCAGTCGCGCGGCGAAACCAGCCATTGAGTCGGCAGTCGATCAGCTAACCCGTGCGATCGAAAAAGCTTATGAGCCTGAGCTTAGAAAATTATTTCTCGAAGGCTATAACCCGGAGGCGTTGTTGAACGAGGTGTTTGAAGGCCATTGCCGAACCTTGTTACTTCCGGTTTGGGAACGCATTGAAGGGAAGTCCGAGGGTTAA